A stretch of the Metopolophium dirhodum isolate CAU chromosome 8, ASM1992520v1, whole genome shotgun sequence genome encodes the following:
- the LOC132951244 gene encoding insulin-like growth factor 2 mRNA-binding protein 1 isoform X3, whose amino-acid sequence MTPNDMDQSQQQANQGNTQDYNGYAFGQPSSQFQPRQPAVQSANKIVISNVPSGVRFEQLDQILLQFGQVKDIEKLSQRDGPTQVIQITFESTEQAHNALANLPGLELEGCQIKVEPAMERRNRSAIRQRTYGAPGATPTIGNRQTEFPLRILVHSDMVGAIIGRGGSTIRQITQQTRARVDVHRKDNVGSLEKAITIYGNPENCTNACRKILEVMQQEATNTNKSDVILKILAHNNLIGRIIGKEGNTIKRIMSETETKITVSSINDINSFNYERIITVKGSIENMSKAEAQISAKLRQSFENDLQSMAPQTVMFPGLHPMAMMSATGITYPGRGGPTSYQQFAPAPYPPMYPSTIPPINPALAADVQETAFLFIPNSAVGAIIGTKGSNIRSMIRFSGASVKVASTENEKQGVVGNAGDANNAQQASRKVTIIGTADSQWKAQGMIFDKLRDEGFVPNNEEVRLTVEILVPSSQVGRIIGRGGSNVRELQRVTGSIIKLPTQGSTDGTEDTTTVHIIGHFLATQSAQRRIRSMVASGANPVPRPQQRNSRPTETPQQ is encoded by the exons CGCCAACAAAATCGTGATCAGCAACGTGCCCAGCGGCGTTCGATTCGAACAGTTGGATCAGATACTGTTGCAGTTTGGCCAAGTCAAAGACATCGAGAAGCTCAGTCAACGCGATGGACCGACACAGGTCATACAGATTACGTTCGAATCCACCGAACAAGCACACAA TGCATTAGCCAATTTGCCAGGCTTAGAGCTTGAGGGTTGCCAGATAAAAGTTGAACCAGCTATGGAAAGGAGAAATCGTAGTGCTATAAGACAAAGAACCTATGGAGCTCCTGGCGCTACTCCTACTATTGGAAACAGACAAACAGAGTTCCCGTTACGTATACTAGTACACAGCGATATGGTTGGCGCAATTATTGGCCGAGGTGGTTCTACAATCAGACAAATAACACAACAGACCAGAGCcag gGTTGATGTTCATAGAAAAGATAATGTTGGGTCCTTGGAAAAAGCTATAACAATCTATGGTAATCCAGAAAATTGCACTAACGCATGTCGCAAAATTTTGGAAGTCATGCAACAAGAAGCTACGAACACTAATAaaag cgaTGTGATACTGAAGATCTTAGCTCATAATAATCTGATCGGTAGAATAATCGGAAAGGAGGGTAATACGATCAAGAGAATTATGTCTGAGACTGAAACGAAAATTACTGTATCTAG catAAATGACATCAACAGCTTCAACTACGAAAGGATAATTACTGTCAAAGGCTCAATAGAGAATATGTCTAAAGCAGAGGCTCAAATTAGCGCAAAGCTCAGACAGAGTTTTGAAAATGATCTACAATCGATGGCT CCTCAAACTGTTATGTTCCCTGGACTTCATCCAATGGCCATGATGTCAGCAACAGGTATAACTTATCCAGGCCGCGGTGGTCCAACTAGTTATCAACAATTTGCACCAGCACCATATCCTCCCATGTACCCTTCTACCATTCCGCCAATTAACCCAGCTCTAGCTGCAGATGTACAG gaaACAGCATTTTTGTTCATACCAAATAGTGCCGTTGGTGCTATAATTGGTACTAAGGGTTCTAATATCCGTAGTATGATAAGATTTAGTGGTGCATCAGTTAAAGTTGCATCTACAGAAAATGAAAAACAAGGAGTAGTAGGTAACGCAGGTGACGCGAACAACGCACAACAAGCTAGCCGAAAAGTGACAATTATTGGTACAGCTGATTCCCAGTGGAag GCTCAAGGTATGATATTTGACAAGTTACGGGATGAAGGTTTTGTCCCAAACAATGAAGAAGTTAGATTGACGGTAGAAATATTGGTGCCTAGTAGCCAAGTTGGTCGCATAATTGGTCGCGGTGGATCTAATGTTAGAGAATTGCAAAGAGTAACTGGATCCATAATTAAACTGCCAACACAAGGATCAACTGATGGCACTGAAGATACTACCACAGTACACATTATTGGTCACTTTTTGGCTACGCAA TCGGCTCAAAGAAGAATCCGTTCGATGGTTGCATCTGGAGCAAATCCAGTGCCACGTCCACAACAACGCAACAGCAGACCCACAGAAACACCACAACAGTGA